DNA from Acidobacteriota bacterium:
GCAGCAGACTGCTGATAACGGCAAAAATCGTGCCGGCGGCGATGCTGCTGTGGCTGAAACTACCGTGCGCCAGAATCAGCAGCACCAAAAGCGCGACCAGATAGTCAAGCAACAGCACCTGGTGGATATGAGGAAATAACCACAGCGCCAGAATGGCGGCGACCGAGAGCACCAGCACCACGATCCAGGCAAAGCGGGAGCGTAAGGCGAGGCCGGCGGACATCACCAGTAAGCCAAACCCGATGATGAGCAGGATCAGACCGGAGGGCGCCACGTGCAGGAGGGAGCCGGGAAAGCCGACGAGCAGCCGTGCGGGCGAGGAGCGGTAGGCCACACCGAGCACCAGAATTCCGGCCAGGGCACAAAGCAGCGCCAAAGGTATATGAGGGAACCAGACATCGGCGCGCACAACCTTGCCCGCCTCGCGCAATACCCGGCGCAGCGAACGTTGCTGGGGCAAGAGGGTCAGGCTCATCGACAGGTCTCAGTGTAGCTTCTATTGATCGCGGGCACCCAGTGCGGCTCTGCCGCACGGCCCGCTCTCTAAGGCCGATAGCCCGCTGCGCTGGGGGCCCCTACGCCCCAGCTCCGCTTCGGACGACCGCGTGCTTCTGCGAGTGCGCCGTTTTCCTCGGCGGCCTGCCCTCTACTGACCGGCGCGGGGCCGATAGCACGCTGCGCTGGGGGGCCCTATGCCCCAGCTCCGCTTCGGACGTCCGCGTGCTTCTGCGAGTGCGCCGTTTTCCCCGGCGGCCTGCCCTCTACTGACCGGCGCGGGGCCGATAGCCCGCTGCTGCGCTGGGGGCCCCTATGCCCCAGCTCCGCTTGGCACGTCCGCGTGCTTCTGCGAGTGCGCCGTTTTCCCCGGCGGCCTGCCCTCTACTGACTGACGCGGGGCCGAAGGCCCGCTGCGCCGGGGGGCCCCTACGCCCCAGCTCCGCTTCGGACGTCCGCGTGCTTCTGCGAGTGCGCCGTTTTCCCCGGTGGCCTGCCCTCTACTGACTGGCGCGGGGCCGCCAGTTCGCTCGAACTGTAAGCTGTAAACTGTAAGCTGTAAGCTCCTCATGTCCGACCCTCCATTGCCGGTGGCGGCGGAAACACCTAACGCCGCCTTACATTTCCGCGATTTCCGCTTATATCAAGCTGCGCGACTGGCGTCGGTGCTTTCTTCGGAAATGATCGCCGTGGCCGTGGGCTGGCAGGTGTATGAGATTACCCACCGCGCGCTCAGCCTGGGCTATGTCGGGCTGGCGCAGGTGCTGCCCAGCTTTGTACTGTTCCTGATTTCCGGCCACGCCGTGGACCGGTTCGACCGACGGGCCGTCATTCTTTGGGTGCAGGCGGGCTATGCGCTGGTGGCCGGCGCGCTGCTGTGGATCTCGCTGGCGCATTGGCACGCCGTGGGAGCGATCTACGCGGTGATGGTGTTTCAGGGCGTGGTCCGGGCTTTCGGCGGCCCGGCGGGACAGGCGCTGATGCCGGAGCTGGTGCCGGCGGAACATTTCGCCAACGCGGTGACGTGGGGCTCGACGGTATTCATGATGGCGACCATCGTTGGACCAGGATTGGGCGGACTGGTGTACGGCTGGACGCGGGGCGCGGCTTCCGTATACGCACTGGCCACGGCGGCGTATGTGATCTCGATGGCGCTGATGTTCGCTATCGCCACGCGGACCGGACGCATGGAGAAAAAGGCCGCGACGCTGGATACCCTGCTGGCCGGCTTCCGCTACGTAAAGCAGAACCAGGTAATTCTGGGCACGATTTCACTCGACCTGTTTGCCGTGCTGCTGGGCGGGGCGGTGGCGCTGCTGCCGATCTACGCCAGCGACATTTTGCACACGGGCGTGCGTGGCCTCGGACTGCTGCGCGCGGCGCCGTCGCTGGGGGCGATGGTCATGGCGATCATGCTGGCGTTTCATCCGCTGAGCAAGCGCGCGGGCAAGCGCATGCTGCTGGCGGTGGCACTCTTCGGCCTGACGATTGTCGGCTTCGGGCTGAGCCGGAATCTGGCGCTGTCGCTGGCGCTGCTGTTCGTCATGGGCGCGGCCGACATGGTGAGCGTGGTGGTGCGCCAGACCGTGGTGCAACTGCAAACGCCCTCCCACATGCGCGGCCGGGTGAGCGCCATCAACTCTCTGTTTATCGGCACCTCGAACCAGCTTGGCGAGTTTGAAAGCGGGCTGACGGCGCAGTGGTGGGGTGCGGTGCCGGCAACGATTGTGGGCGGGCTGGGCACGCTGGCGGTGGTGGCGGGATGGTGGCGCGCGTTCCCGGCGCTGCGGAATGTGGACAGCCTGCGCGAGCGGCCACCGGCGGCTCTGGAGAAGGCATCGCAGCAAAGATGAAAGCCGCACGCATTCACGAATTTGGCGACAGTCAACATTTATATCTGGACGACACACCGCGCCCCAGCCCAGGATCGGGCGAGGTGCTGGTCGAGGTTCGCAGTGCCGGGGTCAATCCGGTGGACTGGAAGATCCGCGAAGGCAAGGTGTCGCGGAGCTTCTCGCTGCCAATTACGGCGGGGCAGGACTTTGCCGGCACCATCCTGGAAGCGACGAGCGAAACGGCCGCGTTCAAGCCGGGCGAGCGCGTCTATGGCTTCGCCCTGGGTACCTACGCTGAATTTGCGATCGCCAAAGTGGACGAAATCGCCCACTTGCCCGAGAGTTTGCCGTTCGAGACGGCGGCGGCGCTGCCAACGCCGGGATCGACGGCGATGCAAATCCTGCGCGAGGCGGGCGTGGTGGAAGGCTCACGCGTGCTGATCCATGGCGCCGCCGGCGGCGTAGGCTCTCTGGCGGTGCAACTGGCGCGGCGACAGGGGGCGCAGGTGGCCGCTACCACCCTCGGGCGTGACGTTGCATATGTTGGCGGACTGGGCGCCGATCCGGTTATCGATAACCAGTCGCAGCGCTTTGAGAGCGTGGTTCACGCCCTGGATGCCGTCATCGATCTGGTGGGCGGCGAGCTGCAGGAACGCTCCTACCAGGTGCTGAGGCGCGGAGGCGTGCTCGCTTCCACAGTTGGCATTGCCGACGCAGCGGCGGCGGAGCGACTGGGCGTGCGTACGCTTGCCTTCTTCATGCGCCGCAAGGCCGCCGACCTGGTGAGGCTGGCACAACTGGCGGCGGGTGGAGCGCTGCGGGTCCGGGTTGCGCAGGTGCTTCCCTTCCCCGAGGCCCGGCGGGCGCAGGATTTGAGCCAGCATGGGCACCCGGACGGCAAAGTGCTGCTGCGCGTGGGCTAAGTTATTCTGAAGCCATGCACGCCATCATCGAGGCCAACCGAAAGGCCCTGGAAGAGCTGTGCCGGCAGTATCACGTGCGCAGCCTGTCGTTGTTTGGCTCGGCACTGGGCGATGAATTCGAGCCGGGCCGCAGCGACGTGGATTTTGCGGTTCAGTTCGAGCCGTTGGCTCCGGGAGAATGGCTGCGCACTTACTTTGGGCTGGTCTGGGCGCTGGAACGGCTGTTCGGGACCAAGGTCGATCTGACCGAACTCGATGCGGTTCGCAACCCCTATTTCCGAAATGAATTGATGAGAACTCGACAGCCAATTTATGGCTAAGGAACTCCGGATGTACGTTCTGGATGCACTCGATGCATGCGCGCGCATCTTCGAGTACACCGCCGAGCGTGATCTGGAGAGCTTTCTCGCGGACTCCCAGCTCCGCTCGGCGGTCGAGCGACAGTTTATTACCGTAGGTGAGGCACTGCAGAGGGCAGCGGAACTGGCGGCCGACGCTGATGCACGCATCGGCGAACTGCGTGAAATTGTCGGGTTCCGCCACGTCCTGGTACATGGGTACAGTCGCGTCGAGGCAAAGCGAGTCTGGGACGTTCTGACGGGTGATCTCCCGGGGATCCGGAGCGAATTGGAAGCGTGGCTGCGGGAGCTGGACCCTGATTTAAGATAGTCACTGTATGGGCATCCCGGAACGGCTGGAACGAACGGC
Protein-coding regions in this window:
- a CDS encoding MFS transporter: MSDPPLPVAAETPNAALHFRDFRLYQAARLASVLSSEMIAVAVGWQVYEITHRALSLGYVGLAQVLPSFVLFLISGHAVDRFDRRAVILWVQAGYALVAGALLWISLAHWHAVGAIYAVMVFQGVVRAFGGPAGQALMPELVPAEHFANAVTWGSTVFMMATIVGPGLGGLVYGWTRGAASVYALATAAYVISMALMFAIATRTGRMEKKAATLDTLLAGFRYVKQNQVILGTISLDLFAVLLGGAVALLPIYASDILHTGVRGLGLLRAAPSLGAMVMAIMLAFHPLSKRAGKRMLLAVALFGLTIVGFGLSRNLALSLALLFVMGAADMVSVVVRQTVVQLQTPSHMRGRVSAINSLFIGTSNQLGEFESGLTAQWWGAVPATIVGGLGTLAVVAGWWRAFPALRNVDSLRERPPAALEKASQQR
- a CDS encoding NADP-dependent oxidoreductase; translation: MVARVPGAAECGQPARAATGGSGEGIAAKMKAARIHEFGDSQHLYLDDTPRPSPGSGEVLVEVRSAGVNPVDWKIREGKVSRSFSLPITAGQDFAGTILEATSETAAFKPGERVYGFALGTYAEFAIAKVDEIAHLPESLPFETAAALPTPGSTAMQILREAGVVEGSRVLIHGAAGGVGSLAVQLARRQGAQVAATTLGRDVAYVGGLGADPVIDNQSQRFESVVHALDAVIDLVGGELQERSYQVLRRGGVLASTVGIADAAAAERLGVRTLAFFMRRKAADLVRLAQLAAGGALRVRVAQVLPFPEARRAQDLSQHGHPDGKVLLRVG
- a CDS encoding DUF86 domain-containing protein, producing the protein MAKELRMYVLDALDACARIFEYTAERDLESFLADSQLRSAVERQFITVGEALQRAAELAADADARIGELREIVGFRHVLVHGYSRVEAKRVWDVLTGDLPGIRSELEAWLRELDPDLR